A window of the Canis lupus baileyi chromosome 8, mCanLup2.hap1, whole genome shotgun sequence genome harbors these coding sequences:
- the SRRM2 gene encoding serine/arginine repetitive matrix protein 2 isoform X2, translated as MYNGIGLPTPRGSGTNGYVQRNLSLVRGRRGERPDYKGEEELRRLEAALVKRPNPDILDHERKRRVELRCLELEEMMEEQGYEEQQIQEKVATFRLMLLEKDVNPGGKEETPGQRPAVTETHQLAELNEKKNERLRAAFGISDSYVDGSSFDPQRRAREAKQPAPEPPKPYSLVRESSSSRSPTPKQKKKKKKKDRGRRSESSSPRRERKKSSKKKKHRSESESKKRKHRSPTPKSKRKSKDKKRKRSRSTTPAPKSRRAHRSTSADSASSSDTSRSRSRSTAAKTHTTALTGRSPSPVSGRRGEGDAPSKEPGTTNTGQPSSPEPSTKQPSSPHEKDKEKEKSGIRPSPSPERSSTGPEPPAPTPLLAEQHGGSPQPLATATLSQEPVNPPSEGSPTRGRSLPKSPEKPPQSSSESCPPSPQPTKVSRHASSSPESPKPAPAPGSRREISSSPASKSRSHGRGKRDKSHSHTPSRRVGRSRSPTATKRGRSRSRTPTKRGHSRSRSPQWRRSRSAQRWGRSRSPQRRGRSRSPQRPGWSRSRNTQRRGRSRSARRGRSHSRSPATRGRSRSRTPARRARSRSRTPARRRSRSRTPARRRSRSRTPARRGRSRSRTPARRRSRTRSPVRRRSRSRSPARRSGRSRSRTPARRGRSRSRTPARRGRSRSRTPARRGRSRSRTPARRGRSRSRTPARRRSRSRSVVRRGRSHSRTPQRRGRSGSSSERKNKSRTSQRRSRSNSSPEMKKSRISSRRSRSLSSPRSKAKSRLSLRRSLSGSSPCPKQKSRTPPRRSRSGSSQPKAKSRTPPRRSRSGSSPPSNQKSKTPSRQSCSSSSPQPKVKSGTPPRQGSVTSPQANEQSATPQIQSCSESSPDPELKSATPSRHSCSGSSPPRVKSSTPPRRSRSGSSSPQPKVKAITSPVQSHSGSSSPSPSRVTSKTPPRQSRSESPCSKMESRLLQRQSRSRSSSPDTKVKPGTPPRQSHSGSTSPCPKVKPQTPSGHSLSESKSPCSQEKSKDSPAQSSGFFSLCPGIKSSTPPGELYFAASSLQQKGQSQTSPDPRSDTSSPEMKQSHSESPSLQSKSQTPLMGGRSRSSSPITELAPKSPARPERRELSSPRLKSGLSPEQSKSQSDSSPYPAMDSKSFLGQSRLEPSELKEKSVLLLQEDFTASSPIPRDKLSPLPVQDKPDSSPVLRETPKTPSRERGGVGSSPDTKDQSALAKPNQDEELMEVVEKSEESSNQVLSHLSPELKEVAGSNFESSPEIEERPTVCLSVDQSQSQTSLEAEVPAVASTWSGPHFSPEHKELSNSPPRENSFGSPLEFRNSGPVAEMNTGFSPEVKEDLNGSFPNQLETDPYIDLKEQSTRSSRRSSSELSPDAVEKAGMSSNQSVSSPVLDAVPRTPSRERSSSASPELKDGLPRTPSRRSRSGSSPGLRDGSGTPSRHSLSGSSPGMKDIPRTPSRGRSECDSSPEPKALPQTPRPRSRSPSSPELNNKGLTPQRERSGSESSVEQKTMARTPLGQRSRSGSSQELDGKPSASPQERSESDSSPDSKAKTRVPLRERSRSGSSIEVESKSRPSPRRSRSGSSPEVKDKPRAAPRAQSGSDSSPEPKAPALRALPRRSRSGSSSKGRGPSPEGSSSSESSPEHPPKSRTARRSSRSSPEPKTKSRTPPRRRSSRSSPELTRKARLSRRSRSASSSPETRSRTPPRRRRSPSVSSPEPAEKSRSSRRRRSASSPRAKTTSRRGRSPSPKPRGLQRSRSRSRREKTRTTRRRDRSGSSQSTSRRRQRSRSRSRVTRRRRGGSGYHSRSPARQESSRTSSRRRRGRSRTPPTSRKRSRSRTSPAPWKRSRSRASPATHRRSRSRTPLVSRRRSRSRTSPVSRRRSRSRTSVTRRRSRSRASPVSRRRSRSRTPPVTRRRSRSRTPTRRRSRSRTPPVTRRRSRSRTPPVTRRRSRSRTSITRRRSRSRTSPVTRRRSRSRTSPVTRRRSRSRTSPVTRRRSRSRTPPAIRRRSRSRTPLLPRKRSRSRSPLAIRRRSRSRTPRTTRGKRSLTRSPPAIRRRSASGSSSDRSRSASPPATRNHSGSRTPPVALNSSRMSCFSRPSMSPTPLDRCRSPGMLEPLGSSRTPMSVLQQAGGSMMDGPGPRIPDHPRTSVPENHAQSRIALALTAISLGTARPPPSMSAAGLAARMSQVPAPVPLMSLRTAPAASLASRIPAASAAAMNLASARTPAIPTAVNLADSRTPAAAAAMNLASPRTAVAPSAVNLADPRTPTAPAVNLAGTRTPAALAALSLTGSGTPPTAANYPSSSRTPQAAAPANLVGPRSTHATAPVNIASSRTPPALAPASLTSARMAPALSGANLTSPRVPLSAYERVSGRTSPPLLDRARSRTPPGGPGSRTPPSALSQSRMTSERAPSPASRMVQASSQCVLPPAQDRPRSPVPSAFSDQSRALLAQTTPAAGSQSLSSGTVAKTTSSADDHNGMLSGPAPGMSHPEGGEPPVSTGAQQSSALAALQPAKERRSSSSSSSSSSSSSSSSSSSSSSSSSSGSSSSDSEGSSLPTQPEVALKRVPSPTPAPKEAVREGRPQEPTPAKRKRRSSSSSSSSSSSSSSSSSSSSSSSSSSSSSSSSSSSSSTSSSPSPAKPGPQALPKPASPKKPPPGERRSRSPRKPIDSLRDSRSLSYSPAERRRPSPQPSPRDQQSSSERGSRRGQRGDSRSPGHKRRKETPSPRPVRHRSSRSP; from the exons GTCTCCCACTCCAAAGAGCAAACGTAAATCTAAGGACAAGAAGCGGAAGCG GTCTCGAAGTACAACACCAGCCCCCAAGAGCCGCCGGGCCCACCGTTCAACGTCTGCTGACTCTGCTTCCTCTTCCGATACTTCTCGCAGTCG GTCTCGAAGTACGGCAGCAAAAACCCATACAACTGCCTTGACTGGGCGAAGTCCTTCCCCCGTTTCAGGGCGTCGAGGGGAGGGAGATGCGCCTTCTAAAGAACCAGGTACCACTAACACAGGGCAGCCTAGCAGCCCAGAGCCATCTACAAAGCAGCCTAGCAGTCCTcatgaaaaagataaagagaaggag AAATCTGGAATTCGACCTAGCCCCTCTCCGGAAAGGAGCAGCACAGGCCCAGAACCACCTGCTCCCACTCCGCTCCTTGCTGAGCAACATGGCGGCTCCCCACAACCCCTTGCAACAGCCACCTTAAGTCAGGAGCCAGTGAACCCCCCATCTGAGGGTTCCCCAACCAGGGGCCGTTCACTACCTAAGTCTCCTGAGAAACCTCCCCAGTCTTCTTCAGAGAGCTGCCCACCATCCCCTCAACCTACCAAAGTTTCTCGACATGCCAGCTCTTCCCCTGAAAGTCCTAAACCTGCACCGGCTCCTGGGTCCCGCCGAGAGATTTCTTCTTCTCCCGCATCCAAGAGTCGCTCACATGGCCGGGGAAAGCGGGATAAGTCACATTCTCATACCCCTTCTCGAAGAGTGGGGAGGTCCCGTAGCCCTACTGCTACCAAGAGGGGGCGATCTCGGTCTCGAACCCCTACCAAAAGGGGTCATTCTCGGTCCCGGTCCCCTCAGTGGCGTAGGTCCCGGTCTGCACAGAGGTGGGGACGTTCCAGAAGTCCCCAGCGACGTGGCCGCTCTAGGTCTCCTCAGAGACCAGGCTGGTCTAGAAGCAGAAATACCCAGAGAAGAGGCAGGTCTAGATCAGCAAGGCGAGGCAGGTCACACTCTAGATCCCCAGCCACTAGGGGCAGATCACGTTCTAGAACACCAGCCCGTCGGGCCAGGTCTCGCTCTAGAACACCTGCCAGGCGGAGGTCACGATCCAGGACACCTGCCAGACGTAGGTCACGCTCTAGAACACCAGCCCGGCGGGGCAGGTCTCGCTCTAGAACACCTGCTAGGCGCAGATCTAGGACCCGGTCGCCAGTACGACGGAGGTCTCGTAGCAGATCACCAGCCAGGAGAAGTGGCAGGTCACGCTCTAGAACCCCAGCCAGACGGGGTCGGTCACGCTCTAGAACCCCAGCCAGAAGAGGGAGATCTCGGTCTAGAACACCTGCAAGACGAGGACGATCTCGGTCTAGGACACCAGCAAGACGAGGACGATCTCGGTCTAGGACACCTGCAAGACGAAGATCTCGTAGTAGAAGTGTAGTTAGACGAGGAAGATCTCACTCTAGAACACCACAAAGAAGAGGCAGATCTGGTTCATCATCAGAACGGAAGAACAAATCCAGGACGTCACAGAGAAGGAGCAGGTCCAACTCAAGCCCAGAAATGAAAAAGTCTCGCATTTCTTCAAGGCGGAGTAGGTCTCTTTCTTCACCACGGTCCAAAGCAAAATCTCGCTTGTCTTTGAGGCGAAGCCTTTCAGGATCATCTCCATGTCctaaacaaaagtctaggacacCACCAAGGCGCAGTCGCTCTGGATCATCCCAACCAAAAGCTAAGTCCAGAACACCACCGAGGCGAAGTCGGTCTGGTTCTTCACCTCCTTCTAATCAGAAATCTAAGACACCATCAAGACAGAGTTGTTCCAGTTCATCTCCTCAACCTAAAGTGAAGTCTGGAACACCACCAAGGCAAGGGTCTGTAACAAGTCCCCAGGCAAATGAACAATCTGCAACACCACAAATACAGAGCTGTTCAGAATCATCAcctgaccctgagctgaaatctgcAACCCCTTCAAGACATAGCTGCTCCGGGTCCTCTCCTCCTAGAGTAAAATCTAGCACACCTCCGAGACGGAGCCGATCTGGGTCATCCTCTCCACAACCCAAAGTCAAGGCAATAACATCACCAGTCCAAAGCCATTCTGGCTCTTCTTCTCCTAGTCCTAGTAGGGTGACATCTAAAACACCGCCAAGGCAAAGCAGATCAGAGTCTCCTTGCTCCAAGATGGAATCTAGATTGTTGCAAAGACAGAGCCGTTCTAGGTCCTCCTCACCAGATACCAAAGTGAAACCTGGAACACCACCAAGACAAAGTCACTCAGGGTCTACTTCGCCATGCCCTAAAGTAAAGCCCCAAACTCCATCAGGGCACAGTCTTAGTGAATCAAAATCACCATGTTCCCAAGAGAAGTCTAAAGACTCACCAGCACAAAGTTCaggattcttctctctctgtccaggaATAAAGTCTAGCACACCACCAGGAGAGCTGTATTTTGCAGCCTCCTCTTTGCAACAGAAAGGACAATCTCAAACTTCACCAGATCCTAGATCTGATACTTCAAGCCCAGAAATGAAACAGAGTCATTCTGAGTCTCCATCTCTGCAGAGCAAATCTCAGACACCTCTTATGGGTGGCCGGTCCAGGTCCTCCTCTCCAATCACTGAGCTGGCACCCAAATCTCCAGCAAGACCAGAAAGAAGGGAATTGTCAAGTCCTAGGCTAAAATCTGGACTGTCTCCTGAGCAAAGCAAGTCCCAATCTGACTCTTCCCCATATCCTGCAATGGACTCTAAATCTTTTCTGGGGCAGAGTAGATTGGAGCCTTCTGAATTGAAAGAGAAATCAGTCTTACTCCTTCAGGAGGATTTTACTGCATCGTCTCCCATACCAAGAGACAAATTGAGTCCTCTTCCAGTGCAGGATAAGCCTGATTCCTCACCAGTACTCAGAGAAACACCTAAAACCCCGTCAAGGGAAAGAGGTGGTGTTGGATCATCTCCAGATACGAAAGACCAAAGTGCGTTAGCTAAGCCAAACCAAGATGAGGAATTAATGGAAGTGGTAGAGAAATCTGAAGAATCCTCAAACCAGGTTCTCTCCCATTTGTCTCCGGAACTTAAAGAAGTGGCTGGAAGTAACTTTGAATCATCACCTGAAATAGAAGAAAGACCCACTGTGTGTTTGAGTGTTGACCAAAGTCAGTCACAGACTTCTTTGGAAGCAGAAGTCCCTGCAGTGGCCTCAACTTGGAGTGGGCCACATTTTTCTCCAGAACATAAAGAACTGTCTAACTCTCCTCCACGGGAGAATAGCTTTGGGTCACCTTTAGAATTTAGAAACTCAGGCCCTGTTGCAGAAATGAATACTGGATTTTCTCCTGAAGTTAAAGAAGATTTGAATGGCTCTTTTCCTAATCAACTGGAGACAGATCCGTATATAGACCTGAAAGAACAATCAACAAGGTCCTCTAGACGTAGCAGTTCAGAGTTATCCCCAGATGCAGTAGAAAAAGCTGGAATGTCTTCAAATCAGAGTGTTTCTTCACCAGTACTTGATGCAGTACCTAGAACACCATCAAGGGAAAGAAGTAGCTCTGCATCTCCTGAGCTGAAAGATGGTTTACCCAGAACCCCTTCAAGGAGAAGTAGGTCTGGGTCTTCTCCAGGACTTAGAGATGGGTCTGGGACTCCCTCAAGACACAGCTTATCTGGGTCCTCTCCTGGAATGAAAGATATACCTAGAACACCATCCAGGGGGAGAAGTGAATGTGATTCTTCTCCAGAACCAAAAGCTTTGCCTCAGACTCCTAGACCAAGAAGTCGTTCACCATCATCCCCAGAGCTCAACAACAAGGGTCTTACCCCCCAGAGAGAAAGAAGTGGGTCAGAATCTTCAGTTGAACAGAAGACTATGGCTAGGACTCCTCTTGGGCAGAGAAGTCGATCGGGATCTTCTCAAGAACTTGATGGGAAACCGAGTGCATCCCCTCAAGAGAGAAGTGAGTCAGACTCTTCTCCAGATTCTAAAGCTAAGACACGAGTACCGCTTAGAGAAAGGAGTCGCTCTGGATCATCTATAGAGGTCGAGAGCAAATCTCGACCTTCTCCTCGGCGCAGTAGATCTGGCTCATCTCCTGAAGTTAAAGATAAGCCAAGAGCAGCACCCAGGGCACAGAGTGGTTCTGATTCCTCTCCTGAACCCAAGGCTCCTGCCCTTCGAGCTCTTCCCAGACGAAGCAGATCGGGGTCATCAAGTAAAGGCAGAGGCCCTTCTCCTGAAGGAAGCAGCAGTTCAGAGTCCTCTCCAGAACACCCACCCAAATCTAGAACTGCTAGAAGAAGCTCTAGGTCATCACCAGAGCCCAAGACCAAATCCCGTACTCCACCTCGCCGTCGCAGTTCTCGATCATCTCCTGAGCTGACTAGGAAGGCCAGACTCTCTCGTAGAAGCCGCTCTGCATCATCCTCACCAGAGACCCGTTCTAGAACTCCACCAAGACGCAGAAGAAGTCCTTCAGTGTCTTCTCCAGAGCCAGCTGAAAAGTCCAGATCCTCTCGCCGTCGGCGCTCAGCTTCATCCCCACGTGCTAAGACAACTTCAAGGAGGGGCCGTTCTCCTTCACCAAAGCCTCGCGGGCTCCAGAGGTCCCGTTCCCGCTCAAGGAGGGAGAAAACCAGAACGACTCGACGTCGAGATAGGTCTGGATCTTCTCAGTCAACCTCTCGGAGAAGACAGCGGAGCCGGTCAAGGTCTCGGGTCACTCGGCGGCGGAGGGGAGGTTCTGGTTACCATTCAAGGTCTCCTGCCCGGCAGGAGAGTTCCCGAACTTCTTCCCGACGTCGAAGAGGTCGTTCTCGGACACCCCCAACCAGTCGGAAGCGGTCCCGCTCACGCACCTCACCAGCCCCGTGGAAACGGTCAAGGTCTCGGGCCTCTCCCGCCACTCACAGGCGATCCCGGTCCAGAACACCGCTGGTTAGCCGCCGTAGGTCTAGGTCTCGAACTTCACCAGTCAGTCGGAGACGATCAAGGTCCAGGACATCAGTGACTCGACGAAGATCTCGATCCAGAGCATCCCCAGTGAGTCGAAGGCGATCCAGGTCTAGAACACCACCAGTAACCCGCCGTCGTTCAAGGTCCAGAACACCAACACGCCGCCGCTCCCGTTCTAGAACTCCGCCAGTGACCCGAAGAAGGTCTAGATCTAGGACTCCACCAGTAACCAGGAGGCGATCTCGAAGCAGAACTTCTATCACTCGCAGAAGATCAAGATCCAGGACATCTCCAGTCACCCGTAGGAGATCTCGATCTCGCACATCTCCGGTAACTCGAAGGAGGTCCCGCTCTCGAACCTCTCCAGTCACACGCCGCCGATCACGGTCCCGAACACCTCCAGCTATTCGGCGCCGCTCCAGGTCTCGGACCCCACTGTTGCCACGCAAACGGTCTCGAAGTCGCTCTCCACTTGCTATCCGCCGCCGTTCTAGATCCCGTACTCCGCGAACAACTCGGGGCAAGCGGTCCTTAACAAGATCTCCTCCTGCCATCCGAAGGCGTTCTGCATCTGGAAGCAGTTCCGATCGCTCACGGTCTGCTAGTCCTCCAGCAACAAGGAATCATTCTGGTTCTCGGACACCTCCAGTAGCACTCAATAGCTCTAGAATGAGCTGCTTCAGTCGTCCTAGCATGTCACCAACACCTCTGGACCGCTGTAGATCACCTGGAATGCTTGAACCCCTTGGCAGTTCTAGAACACCCATGTCTGTCCTGCAGCAAGCTGGTGGCTCCATGATGGATGGTCCAGGTCCCCGAATTCCTGATCACCCAAGAACATCTGTGCCAGAAAATCATGCACAGTCAAGAATTGCACTTGCCCTGACAGCCATCAGTCTTGGCACTGCGCGGCCACCTCCATCCATGTCCGCTGCTGGCCTTGCTGCAAGAATGTCCCAAGTTCCAGCTCCAGTGCCTCTCATGAGTCTCAGAACGGCCCCAGCTGCCAGCCTTGCCAGCAGGATTCCTGCAGCCTCTGCAGCAGCCATGAACCTGGCCAGTGCCAGGACACCTGCCATACCAACAGCAGTGAACCTGGCTGATTCAAGAACACCAGCTGCTGCAGCAGCCATGAACTTGGCCAGCCCCAGAACAGCAGTGGCACCCTCTGCTGTGAACCTTGCTGACCCTCGCACCCCTACAGCTCCAGCTGTGAACCTAGCAGGAACCAGAACCCCAGCTGCTCTGGCAGCTTTGAGTCTCACCGGCTCTGGCACACCCCCAACTGCTGCAAACTATCCTTCCAGCTCCAGAACACCCCAGGCTGCAGCGCCTGCAAACCTGGTGGGTCCTAGATCTACACATGCCACAGCTCCTGTGAATATTGCCAGCTCAAGAACCCCTCCTGCCTTGGCACCTGCAAGCCTCACCAGTGCTAGAATGGCTCCAGCCTTGTCTGGCGCAAACCTTACCAGCCCCAGGGTGCCCCTCTCTGCTTATGAGCGCGTTAGTGGTAGAACCTCACCACCGCTTCTTGACCGAGCCAGATCCAGAACCCCACCAGGAGGGCCAGGTTCCAGAACCCCACCATCTGCCCTGAGCCAGTCTAGAATGACCTCTGAGCgggctccctctcctgcctctagAATGGTCCAGGCTTCCTCACAGTGTGTTCTTCCTCCAGCTCAGGATAGACCTAGGTCACCTGTGCCATCTGCTTTTTCTGACCAGTCCCGAGCTTTGCTTGCCCAGACCACTCCTGCAGCAGGGTCTCAGTCCCTTTCCTCTGGGACAGTGGCCAAGACCACGTCTTCTGCTGATGACCACAATGGCATGCtctctggccctgcccctggcATGTCCCATCCTGAGGGTGGGGAACCACCTGTCTCCACGGGGGCCCAGCAGTCTTCTGCATTGGCCGCCCTGCAGCCGGCAAAGGAGCGGCGgagttcctcctcctcctcctcctccagctcctcttcCTCATCGTCGTCATCAtcgtcctcttcctcctcctcctcttccggTTCCAGTTCTAGCGACTCAGAGGGCTCTAGCCTTCCTACTCAACCTGAGGTAGCACTGAAGAG GGtacccagccccaccccagccccaaagGAGGCTGTTCGAGAGGGACGTCCTCAGGAGCCTACCCCAGCCAAGCGGAAGAGGCGCTCTAGTAGCTCCAGTTCcagctcttcctcttcctcttcatcttcctcctcgtcctcctcctcttcctcctcttcctcctcctcttcctcctcctcctcttcctcctcttctacttcttcctccccctcccctgctaaGCCTGGCCCTCAGGCCTTGCCCAAACCTGCAAGCCCTAAGAAGCCGCCCCCTGGTGAGCGGAG GTCCCGTAGCCCCCGGAAGCCAATAGACTCTCTCCGAGACTCTCGGTCTCTCAGCTACTCGCCTGCGGAGCGCCGCCGCCCCTCGCCCCAGCCCTCGCCACGGGACCAGCAGAG CAGCAGTGAGCGGGGTTCCCGCAGAGGCCAGCGTGGGGACAGCCGCTCCCCAGGCCACAAGCGCAGGAAGGAGACACCCAGCCCCCGGCCTGTGCGGCACCGTTCCTCCAG GTCTCCTTGA